From one Bacteroides eggerthii genomic stretch:
- a CDS encoding SusC/RagA family TonB-linked outer membrane protein: MKNTIFYFKQLILSFLLCFVAIWANAQNQVVKGTVKDVLGEAVIGANVTEVGTTNGTITDINGDFSLNVSPKGKLRISFIGYQVQTVDVAGRKSLEIVLKEDTETLDEVVVVGYGTAKKRDLTGAITQVKAENLMATAPTNIQEALRGKAAGVMVAGGGLNDTPMIRIRGNRSISASNEPLFVIDGVPVNGGSDVLNPSDVASIEILKDASATAIYGARGANGVILVTTKKGEVGKVNVEYNGYLSIGKVDEYRRVRNGAEYLEYLREADRNYIYDGEGGYSIDPSCTYPSMTPNWEYDQRLEYVGSRDISGYVLESVKRAWEGGTYDPSKLRTFDWQGAGMRDETISQNHNISIRGGNENTKVFISGSFMDNKGITPRSYRKRYTLRMNLDQNLGKYITMGATTNFAYWEYFNGTGVGGNWNPLGTPYYSPGGSGDYGVGGDITQDGDPALGLVPHPTGEGMLWNPFYDFTGTEGKTKRNRIDATLYAMIKLNNGLSYRVNFGTDYYSGQEQMFYAKASTSQGFGNAKAEQKAVFDRGWTLEHILSYAKTFGQHSLNLTAVQSAQKFTQEPLTASGVGIPLESQLYYNLGSATTQGVTSNFTQWTLMSWMGRAIYGFKDNRYMVTASLRYDGSSRLADGHKWVAFPSVAVAWRISDESFIKDNISNISNLKLRFGYGKTGNSAVNPYETVGKISSSRYTWGNIGALGYAPSSLSNKVLGWETTGQYNVGLDFGFFNGRISGSIEWYKQNTYDLLMPRALPEVSGFGSITENVGETENKGLEVTLETVNFQTKDFAWTTSLQFATNKEKIVKLASGLKEDVANMWFVGHPVDTFYDYVNTKYVWGYSKEDMTEMAKFNANGHSYKPGDLRFVDLDGNYKIDAYDRTFRGQKMPKWTAGMGNTFRYKDFDLYIFMYGMFGHTIYCDPGVGHDGRMNTRYADYWTPENTQTQFRKPSKGDADQPNREAYWYNKGDFVRISDITLGYSLPKSIIKYAGLERARFYVQLQNPFTITGYPNNDPEGSVKAGRTWDRKQEAYSDPITMRNYIFGINLTF, translated from the coding sequence ATGAAAAACACTATTTTTTATTTTAAACAATTGATATTGTCATTTTTGCTTTGTTTTGTAGCAATATGGGCAAATGCGCAAAATCAAGTTGTAAAAGGTACAGTAAAAGATGTTTTAGGAGAAGCTGTGATTGGTGCCAACGTAACTGAAGTTGGTACTACTAATGGTACTATTACAGACATTAACGGTGATTTTTCTTTGAATGTTTCTCCCAAAGGAAAACTTCGAATTTCTTTCATTGGTTATCAAGTACAAACCGTAGATGTTGCCGGACGAAAAAGTTTGGAAATAGTATTAAAAGAAGATACTGAAACTTTGGATGAAGTGGTAGTGGTAGGTTATGGTACTGCCAAAAAACGTGATCTTACAGGAGCTATCACTCAAGTGAAAGCCGAAAATTTGATGGCTACTGCACCTACTAATATACAAGAAGCTTTACGAGGTAAGGCTGCGGGTGTTATGGTAGCTGGTGGAGGACTGAATGATACACCTATGATTCGAATTCGTGGAAACCGTTCTATTTCAGCCAGCAATGAACCTTTGTTTGTTATAGATGGTGTACCTGTAAATGGGGGCTCTGATGTATTAAATCCCTCAGATGTTGCATCCATTGAAATTTTAAAAGATGCTTCAGCTACAGCAATTTATGGAGCACGCGGTGCCAATGGTGTTATTTTGGTCACTACTAAAAAAGGTGAAGTTGGAAAAGTTAATGTTGAGTACAATGGATACCTTTCCATAGGTAAGGTGGACGAGTATCGTCGTGTACGCAATGGAGCAGAATATTTGGAATATTTACGTGAAGCAGACCGTAATTATATATATGATGGCGAAGGCGGTTATTCTATAGATCCTAGTTGCACTTATCCTTCTATGACTCCTAATTGGGAATATGATCAAAGATTGGAATATGTAGGTTCACGCGATATTTCTGGGTATGTTTTGGAGTCTGTAAAACGTGCATGGGAAGGTGGAACATATGATCCGTCAAAACTACGTACTTTTGACTGGCAAGGTGCTGGTATGCGTGATGAAACAATTTCGCAGAACCATAATATTAGTATTCGTGGTGGAAACGAAAACACCAAAGTCTTCATTTCAGGTTCCTTTATGGACAATAAGGGTATCACGCCGCGCTCTTATCGTAAGCGCTATACGCTACGTATGAATTTGGACCAAAATTTAGGCAAATATATTACCATGGGAGCTACAACCAATTTTGCTTATTGGGAATATTTCAATGGTACCGGAGTTGGAGGTAATTGGAATCCTCTTGGCACCCCGTACTATTCTCCAGGTGGTAGTGGTGATTATGGTGTAGGGGGTGATATTACTCAAGATGGTGACCCTGCATTGGGATTAGTACCTCATCCAACTGGTGAAGGAATGCTATGGAATCCTTTTTATGATTTTACGGGAACAGAAGGTAAGACTAAAAGAAACCGTATTGATGCTACTCTTTATGCCATGATTAAACTGAATAATGGTTTATCTTATCGTGTTAATTTTGGTACTGATTATTATAGTGGACAAGAACAAATGTTCTATGCTAAAGCATCAACTTCACAAGGATTTGGTAATGCTAAGGCCGAGCAAAAAGCAGTTTTTGATAGAGGTTGGACTTTGGAACATATTCTTTCATATGCCAAAACCTTTGGACAACATAGTCTGAATCTAACAGCAGTACAATCAGCCCAAAAATTTACACAGGAACCTCTTACCGCCAGTGGTGTAGGTATTCCTTTGGAATCACAGTTATATTATAATCTAGGTAGCGCTACGACACAAGGCGTTACCAGTAATTTTACCCAATGGACCTTGATGTCATGGATGGGGCGTGCAATTTATGGTTTTAAAGATAATAGATATATGGTAACGGCTTCTTTACGTTATGATGGTTCTTCTCGGTTAGCCGATGGGCATAAATGGGTAGCTTTTCCATCAGTAGCCGTTGCATGGCGTATTTCTGATGAATCATTTATTAAAGATAATATTAGTAATATTAGCAATTTAAAACTTCGTTTTGGTTATGGTAAGACTGGTAACTCTGCTGTTAATCCTTATGAAACAGTTGGAAAAATCAGTAGCAGTCGTTATACGTGGGGGAACATAGGAGCTTTAGGTTATGCACCAAGTTCGCTTTCTAATAAAGTATTAGGTTGGGAAACAACCGGACAGTATAATGTAGGTCTAGATTTTGGATTTTTCAATGGGCGTATTTCTGGTAGCATTGAGTGGTATAAACAAAATACGTATGACTTGTTGATGCCACGTGCTCTTCCAGAAGTCTCAGGCTTTGGCAGTATTACAGAAAATGTTGGAGAGACTGAAAATAAAGGTCTTGAAGTTACATTAGAAACAGTAAATTTCCAAACAAAAGATTTTGCTTGGACTACTTCACTGCAATTTGCGACCAATAAAGAAAAGATTGTAAAATTAGCTAGTGGATTAAAAGAAGATGTTGCCAATATGTGGTTTGTTGGTCATCCTGTAGATACTTTTTATGATTATGTAAATACGAAATACGTGTGGGGATATTCTAAAGAGGATATGACAGAGATGGCAAAATTCAATGCTAATGGACATTCGTATAAACCTGGTGATTTACGTTTTGTTGATTTAGATGGTAATTATAAAATTGATGCTTATGACCGAACTTTTCGTGGACAGAAAATGCCTAAATGGACAGCTGGTATGGGAAACACATTCCGTTATAAAGACTTTGACCTCTATATCTTCATGTACGGTATGTTTGGGCATACTATTTATTGTGATCCGGGAGTAGGTCACGACGGTCGTATGAATACTCGTTATGCAGATTATTGGACGCCAGAGAATACTCAAACCCAATTCAGGAAACCTTCTAAGGGGGATGCTGATCAACCTAATAGAGAGGCTTATTGGTATAATAAAGGAGATTTTGTTCGTATTTCAGACATAACTTTGGGTTATAGTCTTCCGAAAAGTATCATTAAATATGCAGGATTGGAAAGGGCACGTTTCTATGTACAGTTACAAAATCCTTTTACTATAACAGGTTATCCTAATAATGACCCGGAAGGTTCTGTTAAGGCAGGACGCACATGGGATCGTAAACAAGAAGCATATAGTGATCCAATAACGATGAGAAATTATATATTTGGTATTAATCTAACTTTTTAA
- a CDS encoding RagB/SusD family nutrient uptake outer membrane protein: protein MKTHFKHILIVGLLGFSLTSCSDFLDEKGYNADYSHYETAAGVESLVASCYQNGRSMFSTSNTPSGIIFQEIGTDMYTIGGDGGTDFALYTSTMNPSNETFSAFWTSCYNGVARVNLGLQYLASNTEMKEDIKNIREGELKFLRAYYYSVLAIHYGDCPLVLEPVDQPTFNFTRAPQKDVWKQIIDDATDAYNLLPWADAEGKVTGDYGRASKGAAGHLLAKAYMFRYSQKWAGSQSDTHMNEERGGENTDLDKAIEYASAVCHFGAEAGSGSLHNLAPDYSDLWRFDPKTGGPTPDDYAGSEVLFNIQFSTDHFYNNQLATDVNTGGNWLHMMFTSQAEGMPLNTVNGNGSETVKWGISNGIGRDLITGRPWRRASPTPFLYEDNGLYGPQYYKSNKHGKLIDARLYKSHIWVYYCNSEPNVPWESFSNAVGNFDPINIGKIKGENRYTIGDTAIVFSMEDVNKRFSTGTRSEKLAYARAIEPYWYIPMQSINRPGLNERGDRDGIRNTYPSLIKYLDSRRTSANDQSGYRDYFCYRLAETYIILAEAFALKGDYANSAAALNIVRERAAWKEGEMKTPNFYKYDGGDPADISKSTIEDMKVSADFISQMDEEEKLIFFLDEYGREMEGELHRFEQLVRNGADFFVKRIKERNELARENIKPFHRFRPIPQKHIDRLEPADPNPQNYGY from the coding sequence ATGAAAACTCATTTCAAGCATATACTCATTGTAGGCCTGTTAGGATTTAGCCTAACTTCGTGTTCGGATTTCCTAGATGAGAAAGGTTATAATGCAGACTACAGTCATTATGAGACAGCGGCAGGTGTAGAGTCTCTTGTTGCATCATGTTATCAGAATGGACGTAGTATGTTCTCTACATCTAACACCCCTTCAGGTATCATTTTCCAAGAGATAGGTACGGATATGTATACTATTGGTGGTGATGGAGGTACAGATTTTGCTCTCTATACCTCTACGATGAATCCCTCGAATGAAACTTTCTCAGCTTTTTGGACCAGTTGTTATAATGGGGTAGCACGTGTCAATTTAGGATTACAATATCTTGCTTCAAATACAGAAATGAAAGAAGATATAAAAAATATTCGTGAAGGAGAATTAAAATTTTTACGTGCATATTACTATTCAGTATTAGCGATTCATTATGGCGATTGCCCACTAGTGTTAGAACCAGTAGATCAACCGACATTTAATTTTACACGTGCACCTCAAAAAGATGTTTGGAAGCAAATTATAGACGATGCTACTGATGCTTATAATTTGTTACCTTGGGCAGATGCCGAAGGTAAGGTAACCGGAGATTATGGACGTGCAAGTAAGGGTGCAGCTGGTCATCTGTTAGCAAAAGCTTATATGTTTCGTTATAGTCAGAAATGGGCAGGTAGCCAGTCCGATACTCATATGAATGAAGAACGAGGGGGCGAGAATACAGATCTTGACAAGGCGATTGAATATGCAAGTGCTGTATGCCATTTCGGTGCTGAAGCTGGAAGTGGAAGTTTACATAACTTAGCTCCAGATTATTCTGACTTATGGCGTTTTGACCCTAAGACAGGTGGTCCTACTCCTGATGACTATGCAGGTTCTGAAGTATTATTCAATATTCAATTCTCTACTGATCATTTTTATAATAATCAATTAGCTACGGATGTGAATACAGGAGGAAACTGGCTTCATATGATGTTTACTAGCCAGGCAGAAGGTATGCCTCTGAACACTGTAAACGGAAATGGCTCTGAAACAGTAAAATGGGGCATAAGCAATGGTATTGGACGAGATCTTATAACAGGACGTCCTTGGAGAAGAGCTTCACCTACTCCCTTTCTATACGAGGATAATGGATTGTATGGTCCTCAATATTATAAGAGTAATAAACATGGAAAACTAATAGATGCACGCTTATATAAATCACATATTTGGGTATATTATTGTAATTCTGAACCGAATGTTCCTTGGGAGAGTTTTTCTAATGCAGTTGGTAATTTTGATCCTATTAATATTGGAAAAATAAAAGGTGAAAATCGTTATACTATAGGGGATACTGCAATTGTATTTTCTATGGAAGACGTAAATAAGCGTTTTTCAACAGGAACAAGATCTGAAAAATTAGCTTATGCACGCGCTATAGAACCATATTGGTATATACCGATGCAATCAATTAATAGGCCAGGATTGAATGAAAGAGGGGATCGTGATGGTATTAGAAATACTTATCCTTCATTGATTAAATATTTAGATAGTCGACGCACATCGGCTAATGATCAAAGTGGTTATCGCGATTATTTCTGTTATCGTTTAGCTGAAACATATATCATATTGGCGGAGGCGTTTGCCTTGAAAGGAGATTATGCCAATTCAGCTGCTGCTTTGAATATAGTACGTGAACGTGCAGCATGGAAAGAGGGTGAAATGAAAACGCCTAATTTTTATAAATATGATGGTGGAGATCCTGCAGACATTAGCAAATCTACTATTGAGGATATGAAAGTATCGGCTGATTTTATAAGCCAAATGGATGAAGAAGAAAAACTTATATTTTTCTTAGATGAATATGGACGTGAAATGGAAGGCGAATTGCATCGTTTTGAACAATTAGTTCGTAATGGCGCAGATTTCTTTGTGAAAAGAATAAAAGAACGTAATGAACTTGCTAGAGAAAACATAAAACCTTTCCACCGTTTCCGCCCTATTCCACAAAAACATATAGATCGTTTGGAACCAGCTGATCCAAATCCACAAAACTATGGTTATTAA
- a CDS encoding Gfo/Idh/MocA family protein: MKDALINRREFLRNLGVIGAGALLSMSPWLSVFSEVVETSGEKCRLAIIGTGSRGRFLMSFLLQNPKVEIVALCDIYQPSMEKALNLVREAKVYTDYRKVLENKTVDAVLVATPLNLHCQIVLDAFDAGKHVFCEKSIGFTMEECFRIYKKHISTGKVFFTGQQRLFDPRYIKAMEMIHAGTFGEINAIRTFWYRNGDWRREVPSSDLERLINWRLYREYSKGLMTELACHQLQIGSWALQELPVKVMGHGAITYWKDGREVYDNVSCIYVFENGKKMTFDSVISNKFYGLEEQIMGSLGTIELEKGKYYFENVPPAPGFLQMINEWENKVFDSLSFAGTSWAPETANGNNGEFILGERPKSDGTSLLLEAFVEAVITRKQPKRIAEEGYYASMLCLLGDRALQEQRTLSFPDEYKIDYLNHHSKADKQI, from the coding sequence ATGAAAGATGCATTGATTAACAGGCGGGAGTTTTTGAGAAACTTAGGAGTTATAGGTGCGGGCGCCTTATTGTCCATGAGTCCATGGCTTTCTGTTTTTTCAGAAGTTGTAGAGACATCGGGTGAAAAATGCCGTCTGGCGATTATAGGTACGGGGTCAAGGGGACGTTTCCTGATGAGTTTTTTGTTGCAGAATCCTAAGGTGGAGATTGTTGCATTGTGCGACATATATCAACCTTCTATGGAAAAAGCATTGAATCTGGTTCGGGAAGCCAAGGTATATACAGATTATCGGAAAGTCTTGGAAAATAAGACTGTTGATGCGGTATTGGTGGCCACTCCTCTTAATCTCCACTGTCAGATAGTGCTGGATGCTTTCGATGCGGGGAAGCATGTTTTTTGTGAGAAATCGATAGGCTTTACTATGGAGGAATGTTTTCGCATCTATAAGAAGCATATCAGTACAGGCAAAGTGTTTTTCACAGGACAACAGCGGCTGTTCGATCCACGCTATATCAAAGCAATGGAGATGATTCATGCAGGCACTTTCGGTGAGATAAATGCGATCCGTACATTCTGGTACCGGAATGGAGATTGGCGAAGAGAAGTACCTTCATCAGATCTGGAGCGTCTGATCAATTGGCGTTTATATCGTGAATATTCTAAAGGACTGATGACAGAACTGGCCTGTCATCAGCTGCAGATCGGGAGCTGGGCGTTGCAAGAGTTACCGGTTAAGGTAATGGGACATGGGGCAATAACTTATTGGAAGGACGGCCGGGAAGTATATGATAATGTAAGTTGCATATATGTGTTTGAGAATGGAAAAAAAATGACATTCGACTCTGTTATCTCTAATAAGTTTTATGGTTTGGAGGAACAAATCATGGGCAGCCTGGGAACAATAGAGCTTGAAAAGGGTAAATACTATTTCGAGAATGTCCCACCTGCACCCGGTTTTTTGCAGATGATCAATGAATGGGAAAATAAGGTGTTTGATTCCCTGTCTTTTGCCGGAACTAGCTGGGCTCCCGAAACAGCAAATGGGAACAATGGGGAATTCATCTTAGGTGAAAGGCCTAAGTCGGATGGTACATCCTTGCTGCTGGAAGCTTTTGTAGAGGCAGTTATTACCCGAAAACAACCCAAGCGTATAGCCGAAGAAGGCTACTATGCAAGTATGCTCTGTTTACTGGGTGACCGGGCCTTGCAAGAACAACGCACCCTTAGCTTTCCTGATGAATATAAAATAGATTACTTAAATCATCATTCTAAAGCAGATAAACAAATATGA
- a CDS encoding Gfo/Idh/MocA family oxidoreductase: MTTRRDFLKTMTMASAGLALGTGDLLGAPISVSQRKAAADKVKIAYVGIGNRGEQIIGDFARTGMVEVVALCDVDMGAPHTQKVMNMYPKAKRFRDFRQMFDKAGNDFDAVAIATPDHSHFPITMLALASGKHVYVEKPLARTFYEAELLMQAALKRPNLVTQVGNQGHSEANYFQFKAWMDAGIIKDVTAVTAHMNNPRRWHGWDSGIYKLPSGQQLPNDMDWDTWLGVVPYHEYNKDYHLGQWRCWYDFGMGCLGDWGAHILDTVHEFLELGLPYEVSMQYANGHNDYFFPYSSTILFRFPQRKGMPPVDITWYDGLDNLPPIPEGYGVSGLDPNIPKTNQGDTPAAKLNPGKIIYTKDLVFKGGSHGSTLSIIPEEKAKEMAGILPEIPKSPSNHFENFLLACMGQEKTRSPFEINGVLSQVFSLGVIAQRLNTRLFFDSRMKQITNNEFANAMLIGTPPRKGWDEFYKL; encoded by the coding sequence ATGACAACACGAAGAGACTTTCTAAAAACAATGACAATGGCTTCTGCAGGACTGGCACTGGGAACGGGAGATCTGTTGGGAGCTCCTATTTCTGTATCGCAAAGAAAAGCTGCAGCAGATAAGGTGAAGATCGCTTATGTGGGTATTGGAAATCGCGGTGAGCAAATTATTGGTGACTTTGCCCGTACGGGTATGGTAGAAGTAGTAGCTTTATGTGATGTTGATATGGGTGCCCCCCATACTCAAAAAGTGATGAACATGTATCCGAAGGCGAAGCGTTTCCGCGATTTTCGTCAGATGTTTGATAAGGCTGGCAATGACTTTGACGCTGTGGCTATAGCCACCCCCGACCACTCCCACTTTCCTATCACCATGCTGGCTTTGGCATCCGGTAAGCATGTCTATGTGGAAAAGCCTCTGGCGCGTACATTCTATGAGGCGGAACTGCTTATGCAGGCTGCATTGAAACGTCCTAATCTGGTAACTCAGGTAGGAAATCAAGGGCATTCGGAAGCCAATTATTTCCAGTTTAAGGCTTGGATGGATGCGGGTATAATCAAAGATGTGACTGCTGTGACTGCACACATGAATAACCCGCGCCGTTGGCATGGCTGGGATTCCGGTATTTATAAACTTCCATCAGGGCAGCAGCTACCCAATGATATGGACTGGGACACATGGTTGGGAGTTGTCCCATACCACGAATATAATAAGGATTATCATTTGGGACAGTGGCGTTGCTGGTATGATTTTGGCATGGGATGCTTAGGTGACTGGGGAGCGCATATTCTAGATACGGTTCATGAGTTCTTAGAGCTGGGCCTGCCATATGAAGTATCAATGCAATATGCTAACGGGCATAACGACTATTTTTTCCCTTACTCTTCTACCATTCTCTTCCGTTTTCCACAGCGTAAAGGAATGCCGCCGGTAGATATCACCTGGTATGATGGTTTGGATAATTTACCTCCCATTCCGGAAGGCTATGGGGTGTCAGGCCTTGATCCCAATATTCCCAAAACAAATCAGGGAGACACACCGGCTGCCAAATTAAACCCGGGAAAGATTATTTATACAAAAGACCTGGTTTTTAAAGGAGGAAGCCATGGCAGTACTCTTTCTATTATACCGGAAGAAAAAGCAAAAGAAATGGCAGGCATACTTCCTGAAATACCAAAAAGTCCATCAAATCATTTCGAAAACTTTTTATTGGCTTGCATGGGACAGGAAAAAACTCGTTCTCCATTTGAAATTAACGGAGTGCTGAGCCAGGTCTTCTCATTGGGAGTAATAGCACAGCGTTTGAACACCAGACTGTTCTTTGATTCACGTATGAAACAGATTACAAATAATGAATTTGCCAATGCGATGCTGATTGGAACACCTCCTCGTAAGGGTTGGGATGAATTTTATAAATTATAA
- a CDS encoding DUF1080 domain-containing protein, with protein MKRVYLLLLCLFSVLVIQAQNWEYIFNGKNLKGWKKLNGKAEYKVMDGTIVGISKLGTPNTFLATQEQYGDFILEFDFKIDEGLNSGVQLRSESKKDYQKGRVHGYQFEIDPSERAWSGGIYDEARRNWLYPLTWNPQAKTAFKSKEWNKARVEAFGNSIATWINGVPCANIWDDMTLSGFIALQVHAIASAADEGKTVRWKNIRICTTNVERYLTPVKAPEINVISNTLSPDEVKNGWTLLWDGKTSEGWRGARIDAFPKKGWVMENGILKVLKSGGAESANGGDIVTEQEYKNFILKVDFKITEGANSGIKYFVNPGMNRGAGSAIGCEFQILDDDKHPDAKLGVKGNRQLGSLYDLIPAPANKPFNKKDFNTAMIIVRDNHVEHWLNGVKLIEYTRQNEMWNALVAYSKYKNWENFGNSEYGNILLQDHGDEVWFKNIKIKVL; from the coding sequence ATGAAAAGAGTTTACTTATTGCTTTTGTGCTTGTTTTCTGTTTTGGTTATACAGGCTCAAAACTGGGAATATATTTTTAATGGCAAGAACCTGAAAGGTTGGAAAAAACTGAATGGGAAAGCTGAATATAAAGTTATGGATGGTACGATTGTGGGGATCTCAAAGCTGGGCACGCCTAACACTTTCTTGGCTACTCAGGAGCAGTATGGTGATTTTATCTTGGAATTTGATTTTAAGATTGATGAAGGGTTGAACTCCGGTGTACAATTGCGTAGTGAAAGCAAGAAGGATTATCAAAAAGGCCGAGTGCATGGCTATCAATTTGAGATTGATCCTTCCGAACGCGCCTGGTCGGGAGGTATTTACGATGAGGCCCGTCGTAATTGGCTTTATCCGCTGACTTGGAATCCGCAGGCCAAAACAGCCTTTAAAAGTAAGGAATGGAACAAAGCACGTGTTGAAGCGTTTGGCAACTCCATTGCCACGTGGATAAACGGAGTTCCATGTGCCAATATTTGGGATGACATGACTCTTTCAGGCTTCATAGCCTTGCAGGTACATGCTATTGCCAGTGCAGCTGATGAAGGGAAAACTGTCCGTTGGAAGAATATACGTATTTGTACTACCAATGTAGAACGCTATTTGACTCCAGTCAAAGCACCGGAGATTAATGTGATTTCTAACACTCTTTCTCCAGATGAAGTAAAAAATGGTTGGACACTTCTTTGGGATGGTAAAACCTCGGAAGGTTGGCGGGGTGCAAGAATTGATGCCTTCCCTAAGAAAGGTTGGGTCATGGAAAATGGTATTCTGAAAGTCCTAAAAAGTGGCGGTGCGGAATCAGCAAATGGTGGTGATATAGTGACAGAGCAAGAATATAAGAACTTTATTCTTAAAGTAGATTTTAAGATCACTGAAGGAGCTAACAGCGGTATAAAGTATTTTGTTAATCCGGGCATGAATAGGGGAGCCGGATCGGCTATCGGATGCGAATTTCAGATATTGGACGATGACAAACACCCTGATGCAAAATTGGGAGTGAAAGGAAATCGACAATTAGGTTCACTTTATGATCTGATTCCAGCTCCGGCAAATAAGCCTTTCAATAAGAAAGATTTTAATACAGCTATGATTATTGTGAGAGATAATCATGTGGAGCATTGGCTGAATGGAGTGAAGCTAATAGAATATACCCGTCAGAATGAAATGTGGAATGCTTTGGTAGCATACAGTAAGTATAAAAACTGGGAGAATTTTGGTAATTCGGAATATGGGAATATTTTGCTGCAAGACCATGGAGATGAAGTATGGTTTAAAAATATTAAAATTAAAGTGTTGTAG
- the asnA gene encoding aspartate--ammonia ligase produces the protein MSYLIKPEGYKPLLDLKQTELGIKQIKEFFQLNLSSELRLRRVTAPLFVLKGMGINDDLNGVERAVSFPIKDLGDAQAEVVHSLAKWKRLTLAEYHIESGYGIYTDMNAIRADEELGNLHSLYVDQWDWERVITDQDRNVDFLKEIVTRIYAAMVRTEYMVYEMYPQIKPCLPQKLHFIHAEELRQMYPNLEPKCREHAIAKKFGAVFIIGIGCKLGDGKKHDGRAPDYDDYTTSGLNGLPGLNGDLLLWDDVLQRSVELSSMGIRVDKEVLLRQLKQEGEEKRMGLYFHKRLMEDALPLSIGGGIGQSRLCMFYLRKAHIGEIQASIWPEDMRRECKAHNIHLI, from the coding sequence ATGAGTTACCTGATAAAACCCGAAGGATATAAACCTTTATTAGACTTAAAACAAACTGAATTAGGCATCAAACAGATTAAGGAGTTCTTCCAGTTGAACCTTTCATCCGAACTTCGTCTGCGTCGCGTCACCGCCCCTCTCTTTGTACTGAAAGGCATGGGTATCAACGACGATCTGAACGGAGTAGAGCGTGCCGTTTCCTTTCCTATCAAAGACTTAGGCGATGCACAAGCCGAAGTAGTGCATTCACTTGCCAAATGGAAACGCCTGACGCTTGCCGAATACCATATAGAATCAGGATACGGAATCTATACCGACATGAATGCCATCCGCGCAGACGAAGAATTAGGCAATTTGCACTCTCTATATGTAGATCAATGGGACTGGGAACGTGTAATTACCGACCAAGACCGTAACGTTGATTTCCTAAAAGAGATTGTCACCCGCATTTATGCTGCAATGGTCCGTACAGAATACATGGTATACGAAATGTACCCACAAATCAAGCCCTGTCTGCCACAGAAATTACATTTCATCCATGCGGAAGAACTCCGCCAGATGTACCCCAACTTAGAGCCGAAATGTCGTGAGCACGCCATTGCCAAGAAGTTTGGTGCTGTATTTATCATCGGCATCGGCTGCAAACTGGGCGACGGCAAAAAGCACGACGGGCGTGCTCCGGATTACGATGATTACACAACCTCTGGACTGAACGGACTCCCCGGACTAAACGGCGATCTACTGTTATGGGACGATGTCCTGCAACGCAGCGTTGAATTATCATCAATGGGTATTCGCGTAGACAAGGAAGTACTTCTACGCCAGCTCAAACAGGAAGGTGAAGAGAAGCGTATGGGGCTTTATTTCCACAAGCGCTTAATGGAAGACGCACTGCCACTTTCCATCGGTGGAGGCATAGGACAGTCCCGGTTATGTATGTTCTACTTACGTAAAGCACACATCGGAGAAATACAAGCCAGCATCTGGCCCGAAGACATGCGCCGGGAATGTAAGGCACACAACATACATCTCATTTAA
- the ung gene encoding uracil-DNA glycosylase, translated as MNVQIEDSWKTHLQPEFDKDYFYKLTNFVREEYGKNTIYPPGKLIFNAFNLCPFDKVKVVIIGQDPYHGPGQAHGLCFSVNDGVPFPPSLVNIFKEIKADTGADAPPTGNLTRWAEQGVLLLNATLTVRAHQAGSHQNHGWETFTDAAIRILAEEREHLVFILWGAYAQRKGAFIDRNKHLVLTSAHPSPLSAYNGFFGNKHFSKANDYLRAHGEEEIKW; from the coding sequence ATGAATGTTCAAATAGAAGATAGCTGGAAAACACATTTGCAGCCTGAATTTGATAAGGATTACTTTTATAAGTTAACGAATTTTGTCCGCGAAGAATACGGCAAGAATACTATATACCCACCGGGTAAATTAATATTCAACGCATTCAATCTATGTCCTTTCGATAAGGTAAAAGTAGTGATTATAGGCCAGGACCCGTATCATGGCCCCGGACAGGCGCATGGACTTTGTTTTTCCGTAAATGACGGTGTTCCTTTCCCTCCCTCTTTAGTAAATATCTTTAAAGAAATCAAAGCTGATACCGGAGCAGACGCGCCACCTACCGGTAATCTGACACGTTGGGCGGAACAAGGTGTGCTATTGCTCAATGCCACCCTCACTGTACGCGCCCATCAAGCCGGTTCTCACCAAAATCATGGTTGGGAAACATTCACAGATGCCGCCATCCGTATCCTTGCCGAAGAGCGGGAGCACTTGGTATTCATTCTATGGGGAGCTTATGCACAACGGAAAGGCGCGTTTATCGACCGCAACAAGCATCTGGTATTGACATCAGCACATCCTTCTCCGCTTTCCGCTTACAACGGTTTTTTCGGCAACAAACATTTCAGTAAGGCCAATGACTATTTGAGGGCACATGGCGAAGAAGAGATCAAATGGTAA